Proteins encoded in a region of the Zea mays cultivar B73 chromosome 2, Zm-B73-REFERENCE-NAM-5.0, whole genome shotgun sequence genome:
- the LOC103649330 gene encoding disease resistance protein RGA5, which translates to MEGAGEGSALTGMMGPALDKLASLVDKYTELRNARKKMEQLRKELIAINLALEKHAAMENPDAQAKAWAAEMRELAYDMEDSIDLFTHHVDHEPADTATTGVKRFFLRIIRKLKKLHYRHRFAQEIKQLHDLANESYRRRKRYRIEEGGSSLPHAEIDPRLEALYVEVEKLVGIQGPSQEIIGQLVGENAAERRRVVAVVGSGGSGKTTLAKQVYEKIRCQFSCAAFVSVSQKPNMNSLLWELLSQIGNHGGDLGMMAVGYCSDKQLIDRLRSHLEKQRYLVVIDDVWTNSAWETIQCALPKNAHASKIILTTRINSVGQFSCTPDEGFIYQMKPLCRNDSENLFLKRTLCDKDKFPAQLEGIKNEIIEKCDGLPLAIVTLASMLATKQRTREEWERALDSIHSTHKKDSSLEVMDKILSLSYRDLPHNMRNCLLYISTFPEDHTIYKDALVWRWMAEGFIAETQGFTLEQVAEGYFYEFVNRSLVQPITLRSRYEMRGEGGCRVHDIVLNFLISRAAEENFLTTLYGAQGVPSSDRRIRRLSVWDSPEHALAVSRATMNLSHLRSVRICNVGDWPVPAVLDLPVLRVLDLEGCRDLRIVDPDCILSLFHLRYLGFRSASGVVLPAQIGNLHHLQTIDLSGTGVTQLPESIVQLKRLMHLVGQRLIMPDGFGSMESLEELGTIDCCKCPVSFGEDLALLSRLRVLRVTEWLSSGSKQVTWKPEGNL; encoded by the exons ATGGAAGGAGCTGGGGAGGGGAGCGCCTTGACGGGGATGATGGGTCCTGCGCTCGACAAGCTCGCTAGCCTCGTTGACAAGTACACCGAGCTCAGAAACGCGAGGAAGAAGATGGAGCAGCTGAGGAAGGAGCTGATTGCCATCAACCTCGCGCTTGAGAAGCACGCGGCCATGGAGAACCCAGACGCGCAGGCGAAGGCGTGGGCGGCGGAGATGCGCGAGCTGGCCTACGACATGGAGGACAGCATCGATCTCTTCACCCACCACGTCGACCACGAACCGGCCGACACCGCCACCACCGGCGTCAAGAGGTTCTTCCTCCGGATCATCCGGAAGCTTAAGAAACTCCACTACCGCCACAGGTTTGCTCAGGAGATCAAACAACTCCACGACCTTGCCAACGAATCGTACCGGCGTAGGAAGAGGTACAGGATTGAGGAGGGCGGTTCAAGCCTCCCGCACGCGGAGATCGATCCTCGGTTAGAGGCGCTCTACGTGGAGGTGGAGAAACTCGTGGGCATCCAGGGCCCAAGCCAGGAGATCATTGGACAGCTCGTCGGCGAGAACGCAGCGGAGCGGCGGAGGGTTGTCGCCGTTGTTGGATCTGGAGGTTCAGGCAAGACCACACTTGCCAAACAGGTGTACGAGAAAATCAGGTGCCAATTCTCTTGTGCAGCCTTTGTGTCCGTGTCGCAAAAGCCCAACATGAATAGCCTCCTGTGGGAGTTGTTATCTCAAATCGGGAACCATGGTGGAGATTTAGGAATGATGGCAGTAGGATATTGCAGTGACAAACAACTGATCGACAGACTAAGATCACATCTTGAAAAGCAGAG GTATCTCGTTGTGATAGATGATGTTTGGACAAACTCAGCGTGGGAGACCATACAATGTGCGCTCCCTAAAAATGCCCATGCAAGTAAAATAATTCTGACAACACGAATCAACAGTGTAGGCCAGTTCTCCTGCACTCCAGATGAGGGTTTTATCTATCAGATGAAGCCTCTTTGCAGAAACGATTCTGAAAATCTGTTTCTGAAAAGGACACTATGTGATAAAGATAAGTTTCCTGCTCAGCTGGAGGGGATTAAAAACGAGATAATCGAGAAATGCGATGGTTTGCCACTGGCTATTGTTACTCTAGCTAGCATGTTAGCTACTAAACAGAGAACAAGGGAAGAATGGGAGAGGGCACTTGATTCAATCCATTCTACGCACAAGAAAGATAGTAGCCTGGAAGTGATGGACAAGATACTGTCTCTGAGTTACAGGGATCTACCTCACAacatgagaaattgcttgctgtATATCAGTACATTTCCAGAGGACCACACGATTTACAAAGATGCTCTAGTATGGAGATGGATGGCTGAAGGGTTTATCGCTGAAACACAAGGCTTTACTTTGgagcaggttgccgagggctactTCTACGAGTTTGTGAACAGGAGTTTGGTTCAGCCCATAACCTTGCGTTCAAGATATGAAATGCGTGGAGAAGGAGGTTGCCGAGTCCATGACATTGTACTGAACTTCCTCATCTCTCGTGCAGCTGAAGAGAACTTTTTAACTACGCTGTATGGCGCCCAGGGGGTTCCATCTTCAGACCGAAGGATTCGCCGGCTCTCTGTCTGGGACAGTCCAGAACACGCACTGGCAGTCTCTAGAGCGACCATGAATCTGTCCCATCTCCGGTCAGTTAGAATATGCAACGTTGGAGACTGGCCCGTGCCTGCTGTTCTAGACTTACCTGTCCTTCGAGTGTTAGATCTAGAGGGATGCCGTGATCTGAGGATCGTCGACCCTGACTGCATTCTAAGCTTGTTTCATCTGAGGTACCTGGGTTTCCGCAGCGCAAGTGGTGTCGTGCTACCGGCTCAAATAGGAAATTTACACCATCTGCAGACCATCGATTTAAGCGGGACTGGAGTGACACAGCTGCCAGAAAGCATTGTCCAGCTCAAGCGACTGATGCATCTTGTTGGGCAACGGCTCATCATGCCAGACGGGTTTGGTAGCATGGAATCCCTTGAGGAGTTAGGTACTATCGACTGCTGCAAGTGCCCCGTCAGTTTTGGGGAAGACCTGGCACTTCTGAGCAGGCTGAGGGTGCTCCGAGTGACCGAGTGGCTTTCGTCGGGGTCGAAACAAGTGACATGGAAACCAGAAGGAAATCTTTGA
- the LOC100283172 gene encoding protein Mo25, with the protein MSFFFRAASRQRPLPQEIARSLKDSLVALDTKTGAKALEDAEKNILTLRHTLAGDGEVEPNQEQVLQIALEICKEGVLSLFVQNLPSLGWEARKDLVHCWCILLRQKVDESYCCVQYIENHFDLLDFLVVCYKNLEVALNCGNMLRECIKYPTLAKYILESSSFELFFQYVELSNFDIASDALNTFKDLLTKHEDAVSEFLSSHYEQFFGLYTKLLSSTNYVTRRQSVKFLSEFLLEAPNAQIMKRYILEVHYLNIMMGLLKDSSKNIRICAFHIFKVFVANPNKPREIIQVLVENHREVLKLLHNLPTSKGEDEQLDEERDLIIKEIEKLVRLSV; encoded by the exons ATGTCCTTCTTCTTCCGGGCCGCATCGCGGCAGCGCCCGTTGCCGCAGGAGATCGCGCGCTCCCTCAAGGACTCCCTCGTTGCCCTCGACACCAAGACCGGCGCCAAG GCTCTCGAGGATGCTGAGAAAAACATACTTACATTGAGGCATACGCTTGCTGGCGATGGAGAAGTGGAACCAAATCAAGAGCAGGTTTTGCAGATAGCCCTTGAGATTTGCAAGGAGGGTGTTCTTTCCCTCTTTGTTCAGAATCTTCCTTCATTGGGTTGGGAG GCTAGAAAGGATCTTGTCCACTGCTGGTGTATTTTGTTGAGACAGAAGGTTGATGAAAGCTATTGTTGTGTCCAGTATATTGAAAATCATTTTGATCTTTTGGATTTCCTTGTTGTTTG CTATAAGAACTTGGAAGTCGCGTTGAATTGTGGGAACATGTTGCGAGAATGCATAAAATATCCTACACTTGCAAA ATATATATTGGAGTCAAGCAGCTTCGAGTTGTTTTTCCAGTATGTTGAATTGTCAAACTTCGATATTGCATCTGATGCTCTGAACACTTTCAAG GATTTGCTAACCAAACATGAAGATGCCGTCTCTGAATTTCTGAGCTCACATTATGAACAG TTTTTTGGACTCTACACAAAACTTTTATCTTCAACTAATTATGTGACACGAAGACAATCAGTGAAG TTTCTTTCAGAGTTTCTGTTGGAGGCCCCAAATGCTCAAATAATGAAGCGTTACATTTTGGAAGTTCATTACTTAAACATTATGATGGGCCTGCTAAAG GATTCAAGCAAAAATATCAGGATATGTGCCTTCCACATTTTTAAG GTATTTGTTGCCAATCCAAACAAGCCTCGTGAGATTATTCAGGTTTTGGTTGAGAATCACAGAGAAGTGTTGAAGCTACTCCACAATCTCCCCACAAGCAAAG GTGAAGATGAACAGCTTGATGAGGAGAGAGATTTAATTATCAAAGAAATCGAGAAGCTTGTGCGGTTGTCAGTATAA
- the LOC100275021 gene encoding uncharacterized protein LOC100275021 encodes MGLQRKILGKRTIRQVSEEEEDVSIPQLVELRPLKLKRSYSHGGDEDEEGPRQLSPLSSATASGAGTERPPRCPPAPKKPRLLLGCSLDGFKVLRVMDLRCFLRR; translated from the coding sequence ATGGGTCTCCAGCGGAAGATTCTGGGAAAGAGAACCATCCGGCAGGTgtctgaagaagaagaagatgttaGCATTCCGCAGCTGGTGGAGCTGCGGCCGCTGAAGCTGAAGCGGTCTTACTCCCACGGCGGCGACGAGGACGAAGAAGGTCCACGGCAGCTCTCGCCGCTGTCGTCGGCGACGGCGAGTGGCGCTGGAACCGAACgccccccgcgctgcccgccggcGCCGAAGAAGCCGAGGCTGCTGCTAGGGTGTAGCCTGGACGGGTTCAAGGTGCTGCGCGTGATGGACCTGCGTTGCTTCCTGCGCCGATGA